From the genome of Perca fluviatilis chromosome 1, GENO_Pfluv_1.0, whole genome shotgun sequence, one region includes:
- the eif4a3 gene encoding eukaryotic initiation factor 4A-III, translating into MAAAVVQGRKRLLREEDMTKVEFETSEEVDVTPTFDTMGLREDLLRGIYAYGFEKPSAIQQRAIKQIIKGRDVIAQSQSGTGKTATFCVSVLQCLDIQVRETQALILAPTRELAGQIQKVLLALGDYMNVQCHACIGGTNVGEDIRKLDYGQHVVAGTPGRVFDMIRRRSLRTRAIKMLVLDEADEMLNKGFKEQIYDVYRYLPPATQVVLISATLPHEILEMTNKFMTDPIRILVKRDELTLEGIKQFFVAVEREEWKFDTLCDLYDTLTITQAVIFCNTKRKVDWLTEKMREANFTVSSMHGDMPQKERESIMKEFRSGASRVLISTDVWARGLDVPQVSLIINYDLPNNRELYIHRIGRSGRYGRKGVAINFVKNDDIRILRDIEQYYSTQIDEMPMNVADLI; encoded by the exons ATGGCTGCTGCCGTGGTTCAGGGCAGGAAGAGACTCCTGCGGGAAGAAGACATGACTAAGGTGGAGTTTGAGACCAGCGAGGAGGTGGATGTGACCCCCACCTTCGACACCATGGGCCTGCGGGAGGACCTGCTCCGCGGCATCTACGCTTACG GGTTTGAGAAGCCGTCAGCGATCCAGCAGAGAGCCATCAAACAGATCATCAAAGGCCGAGACGTCATCGCACA GTCTCAGTCTGGAACGGGAAAGACGGCCACTTTCTGCGTGTCGGTGCTGCAGTGTCTCGACATCCAG GTGCGGGAGACCCAGGCTCTGATCCTGGCCCCCACCAGAGAGCTGGCGGGCCAGATCCAGAAGGTCCTGCTGGCTCTGGGAGACTACATGAACGTGCAGTGCCACGCCTGCATCGGAGGCACCAACGTGGGAGAAGACATCCGGAAGCTGGACTATGGGCAGCACGTGGTGGCTGGGACGCCCGGACGCGTGTTCG ATATGATTCGCCGCCGGAGTCTGAGGACCAGAGCCATCAAGATGCTGGTCCTGGACGAGGCCGACGAGATGCTCAACAAAG gTTTTAAGGAGCAGATCTACGATGTGTACCGTTACCTTCCTCCGGCCACGCAGGTGGTTCTGATCAGCGCCACGCTGCCGCACGAGATCCTGGAGATGACCAACAAGTTCATGACAGACCCCATCCGCATCCTGGTCAAACg tgaTGAGCTGACTCTGGAGGGGATCAAGCAGTTCTTCGTGGCCGTGGAGAGAGAGGAGTGGAAGTTTGATACGCTGTGTGATCTCTACGACACACTGACCATCACACAGGCTGTCATCTTCTGCAACACCAAGAGAAAG GTGGACTGGCTGACGGAGAAGATGCGAGAGGCCAACTTCACGGTGTCTTCGATGCACGGAGACATGCcgcagaaagagagggagtcCATCATGAAGGAGTTCAGATCTGGAGCCAG CCGCGTGTTGATCTCTACAGATGTTTGGGCGCGAGGTTTAGACGTTCCTCAAGTTTCTCTGATCATCAACTACGACCTGCCCAACAACAGAGAGCTCTACATCCACAG GATTGGCCGGTCGGGGCGGTACGGCCGTAAGGGCGTGGCCATCAACTTTGTGAAGAACGACGACATCCGGATCCTGAGAGACATCGAGCAGTACTACTCCACGCAGATCGACGAGATGCCCATGAACG TGGCCGATCTGATCTGA